In the Aromatoleum bremense genome, one interval contains:
- the acnA gene encoding aconitate hydratase AcnA yields MLHTLFDTLKTFSTPSGRSGRYYSLPALETAGIATISRLPVSIRIVLEAVLRHCDGRKVTEDHVRQLASWTANAPRTAEIPFVVARVVLQDFTGVPLLCDLAAMRNVAADMGRDPKLIEPLVPVDLVVDHSVQVDHYGSPLALRQNMELEFQRNRERYQFMKWGMQAFDTFRVVPPGIGIVHQVNLEYLFRGVRGHDTGDGMLYYPDTLVGTDSHTTMINGVGVVGWGVGGIEAEAGMLGQPVYLLTPDVVGVELKGRLNEGVTATDLVLTVTELLRRHKVVGKFVEFFGEGTASLTVTDRATIANMAPEYGATMGFFPVDDKTVAYMRGTGRSDVECELFEAYFRAQQLFGVPQAGEIDYSETVTLDLASIVPSLAGPKRPQDRIPLSDMEEMFDRLFSRPASENGFGQPEAALGTRFPTKLPGVDLGHGDILIAAITSCTNTSNPAVLIAAGLLAKKAVAKGLRVKPHVKTSLAPGSRVVTDYLQKAGLLEPLAELGFALAGYGCTTCIGNSGDLAPELNEAIGEHNVIAAAVLSGNRNFEARIHPNIRANFLASPPLVVAFAIAGRANVDLTENPLGTGADGHHVYLKDIWPTSDEIAAVMPYAMDPATFKRLYSDFTKDHDLWNEISAPAGQVYAWPESTYIARPPFFEGFSPQPGAVADIKGARVLLMLGDSVTTDHISPAGSFRETTPAGQWLIAKGVAKQDFNSYGSRRGNHDVMVRGTFANVRIRNMMLPPKQDGSRVEGGYTLLDDRQTTVFDAAMAYMATGTPTVIFAGEEYGTGSSRDWAAKGTQLLGVRAVIARSFERIHRSNLVGMGVLPLQFKGQDSWESLGFVGDETFDVLGIDATLKPQQDLSLVVHRRNGERIEVSVLCRIDTPVEVDYYRHGGILPYVLREILGRVQ; encoded by the coding sequence ATGCTCCACACTCTGTTCGACACGCTGAAAACCTTTTCCACGCCCAGCGGGCGCAGCGGCCGCTATTACTCGTTGCCGGCACTCGAAACCGCCGGCATCGCGACGATCTCGCGCCTGCCGGTGTCGATCCGCATCGTGCTGGAAGCCGTGCTGCGCCATTGCGACGGCAGGAAAGTCACCGAAGACCACGTGCGCCAGCTCGCCAGTTGGACAGCGAACGCGCCGCGCACCGCCGAGATTCCGTTCGTCGTCGCCCGCGTCGTGCTGCAGGACTTTACCGGCGTGCCGCTGCTGTGCGATCTCGCCGCAATGCGCAACGTCGCGGCCGACATGGGCCGCGACCCGAAGCTGATCGAACCGCTCGTGCCGGTGGATCTGGTCGTCGACCATTCCGTGCAAGTCGACCACTACGGGTCGCCGCTCGCGCTGCGACAGAACATGGAACTCGAATTCCAGCGCAACCGCGAGCGTTACCAGTTCATGAAATGGGGGATGCAGGCATTCGACACGTTCCGCGTCGTGCCGCCGGGCATCGGCATCGTCCACCAGGTCAATCTCGAATATCTGTTCCGCGGCGTGCGCGGGCACGACACCGGGGATGGCATGCTGTATTACCCGGACACGCTGGTCGGCACCGACTCGCATACGACGATGATCAACGGCGTCGGCGTCGTCGGCTGGGGTGTCGGCGGGATCGAAGCCGAAGCCGGCATGCTGGGCCAGCCGGTCTACCTGCTGACGCCGGACGTCGTCGGCGTCGAACTGAAGGGGCGACTGAACGAAGGCGTCACGGCGACCGACCTCGTGCTGACCGTCACCGAACTGCTGCGCCGGCACAAGGTCGTCGGCAAGTTCGTCGAGTTCTTCGGCGAAGGCACCGCCAGCCTGACCGTCACCGACCGGGCGACGATCGCCAACATGGCTCCCGAATATGGCGCGACGATGGGCTTCTTCCCGGTCGATGACAAGACGGTCGCGTACATGCGCGGCACTGGCCGCAGCGACGTCGAGTGCGAACTGTTCGAAGCCTATTTCCGGGCGCAGCAGCTGTTCGGCGTGCCGCAGGCGGGCGAGATCGACTACTCGGAGACGGTGACGCTCGATCTGGCGTCGATCGTCCCGTCGCTCGCCGGGCCGAAGCGGCCGCAGGACCGCATTCCGCTGTCCGACATGGAAGAGATGTTCGACCGGCTGTTCTCCCGGCCGGCGAGCGAAAACGGCTTCGGCCAGCCGGAAGCTGCACTCGGCACGCGTTTTCCGACGAAGCTGCCGGGCGTCGACCTCGGCCATGGCGACATCCTCATCGCCGCGATCACGTCCTGCACGAACACCAGCAACCCGGCGGTGCTGATCGCCGCCGGCCTGCTGGCGAAGAAAGCGGTGGCGAAAGGGCTGCGCGTGAAACCCCACGTCAAGACGTCGCTCGCACCCGGCTCGCGCGTCGTCACCGACTACCTGCAGAAAGCCGGGTTGCTCGAACCGCTCGCCGAGCTCGGCTTTGCGCTGGCCGGCTACGGGTGCACGACCTGCATCGGAAACTCGGGCGATCTCGCGCCGGAGCTCAACGAGGCGATCGGCGAGCATAACGTCATCGCCGCCGCAGTGCTGTCGGGCAACCGCAATTTCGAAGCGCGCATTCATCCGAACATCCGCGCCAACTTTCTCGCGTCGCCGCCGCTCGTGGTCGCGTTCGCGATCGCGGGGCGGGCCAACGTCGATCTCACCGAGAACCCGCTGGGCACCGGAGCGGACGGCCACCATGTGTACCTGAAGGACATCTGGCCGACGTCCGACGAGATCGCCGCAGTGATGCCTTATGCGATGGATCCGGCGACTTTCAAGCGCCTGTATTCCGACTTCACGAAAGACCACGACCTGTGGAACGAGATCTCGGCGCCGGCGGGACAGGTGTACGCGTGGCCGGAGTCGACCTACATCGCGCGTCCGCCGTTCTTCGAAGGTTTCTCGCCGCAACCCGGCGCCGTCGCCGACATCAAGGGCGCGCGCGTGCTGCTGATGCTCGGCGACTCGGTCACGACCGACCACATCTCGCCGGCCGGTTCGTTCAGGGAGACAACTCCGGCAGGGCAGTGGCTGATCGCCAAGGGCGTCGCGAAGCAGGATTTCAACTCCTACGGCTCGCGGCGAGGCAATCACGACGTGATGGTGCGCGGCACTTTTGCCAACGTGCGGATCAGGAACATGATGCTGCCGCCGAAACAGGACGGCTCGCGCGTCGAAGGGGGCTACACGCTTCTCGACGACCGGCAGACGACGGTGTTCGACGCCGCGATGGCATATATGGCGACCGGCACGCCGACGGTGATCTTTGCCGGCGAGGAGTACGGCACCGGTTCGAGCCGCGACTGGGCCGCGAAAGGCACGCAGCTGCTCGGCGTCAGGGCCGTTATCGCCAGAAGTTTCGAGCGCATCCATCGCTCGAATCTCGTCGGCATGGGCGTGCTGCCGCTGCAGTTCAAGGGCCAGGACTCGTGGGAGAGTCTCGGTTTCGTCGGCGACGAGACGTTCGACGTCCTCGGCATCGATGCGACGCTCAAACCCCAGCAGGATCTGTCGCTGGTCGTGCACCGGCGCAATGGCGAGAGGATCGAGGTGTCGGTGTTGTGCCGCATCGACACGCCGGTCGAGGTCGATTACTACCGTCATGGCGGCATCCTGCCGTATGTGCTGCGGGAGATTCTCGGGCGCGTGCAATAG
- a CDS encoding YchJ family protein, producing the protein MRRTAAPPCPCQSGKSFDDCCAALIAGELLPDTAEALMRSRYTAYTLGDESYLLASWHPSTRPAAIDFTTDPAPKWIGLQIRQHVQTGADAAVVEFVARYRVGGRAHRLHETSRFVRTQGRWQYVEGDIHE; encoded by the coding sequence ATGCGACGAACCGCCGCCCCACCCTGCCCCTGCCAGTCGGGCAAGTCGTTCGACGACTGCTGCGCTGCGCTCATCGCCGGGGAGCTTCTGCCCGACACCGCGGAGGCGCTGATGCGCAGCCGCTATACCGCGTACACACTGGGCGACGAGTCGTATCTCCTCGCGAGCTGGCATCCGTCGACCCGCCCGGCAGCGATCGATTTCACGACCGACCCGGCGCCCAAATGGATCGGGCTGCAGATCCGCCAACACGTCCAGACCGGTGCGGATGCCGCGGTCGTCGAGTTCGTCGCGCGATATCGCGTCGGCGGCCGCGCCCATCGCCTGCACGAGACGAGCCGCTTCGTGCGCACGCAGGGTCGCTGGCAGTATGTGGAGGGCGATATTCACGAGTGA
- a CDS encoding DUF6394 family protein, translated as MNLEKVIFGFFIVLAATLNFGFFVGDIDDPSHHDIYELFAAIVVSLIATVLKFGDRTQIGAVHLATSLVADLQLIAAAMVWGYAAHVSAGGVTPEMVARVVSLSGGALFANVVSVAILIAETIMQRR; from the coding sequence ATGAACCTCGAAAAAGTCATCTTCGGCTTCTTCATCGTGCTCGCCGCCACACTCAACTTTGGCTTCTTCGTCGGCGACATCGACGACCCTTCGCACCACGACATCTACGAGCTTTTCGCCGCGATCGTCGTGAGCCTGATCGCGACCGTCCTCAAGTTCGGCGACCGCACCCAGATCGGCGCGGTCCATCTGGCGACGAGCCTGGTGGCAGACCTGCAGCTCATCGCCGCCGCGATGGTATGGGGCTATGCCGCGCATGTCTCCGCCGGTGGGGTGACACCCGAGATGGTCGCCCGGGTGGTTTCACTGTCGGGCGGAGCGCTGTTCGCGAACGTCGTGTCGGTGGCCATCCTGATCGCCGAAACGATCATGCAGCGCCGCTAG
- a CDS encoding potassium channel family protein, producing the protein MTPLLRHHSIIFLIMRRLRAPLILLISILAVSVLGLTLAPGVDDEGKVHYLSFFHALYFMSYTATTIGFGEIPYAFSDQQRLWVTLCIYLSVIGWAYSVGTVFALLADRSLQLAIRTHRFLRAVKRLREPFYLVCGYGETGRLICSALDQLGYRAVVVECDEVKAGEIDLHSYRADVPTMCADARNPDLLQFAGLTHPYCIGVIALTNDDSANLAIAIAARLLAPKIPALCRAETPETAANMASFGTRYIINPFEKFAEYLSLALHAPAAWHLLTWLTGLPGTTVERERDPPPGGWIVCGHGRFGRVLVQAMEQESAVSITIIDREPSDDPHHRWVQGDGTGAAALEQAGVREAAGIIAGTGNDVDNLSIAVTARELNPALFVILRQNHYANHSLFEAYDSDVDVVPSEIIAHECLAILTTPLLVPFLNEVKRRDEPWCAALLDRLTGRFGWQVPSVWSERISFTQAPALHHKLMHGATIALREILRAPSNRDDELACEVLYLHRDDDDHFLLPDPDTEIRAGDELLLVGRQEARHEFDLTLSNEHALTYVLSGRDLPGGWLWEKFSRDPVASPAPHER; encoded by the coding sequence ATGACGCCCCTGCTGCGCCATCACAGCATCATCTTCCTGATCATGCGCCGCCTGCGGGCGCCGCTGATCCTGCTCATCAGCATCCTTGCGGTCTCGGTGCTCGGCCTGACGCTCGCGCCGGGCGTGGACGACGAAGGCAAGGTCCACTACCTGAGCTTCTTCCACGCGCTCTATTTCATGAGCTACACGGCGACGACGATCGGCTTCGGCGAGATTCCGTACGCATTTTCCGACCAGCAGCGCCTGTGGGTGACGCTGTGCATCTACCTGTCGGTGATCGGCTGGGCATACAGCGTCGGAACCGTGTTTGCCCTGCTCGCCGATCGCAGCCTGCAACTGGCGATCCGCACGCATCGCTTCCTGCGCGCAGTCAAGCGCCTGCGCGAGCCGTTCTACCTCGTGTGCGGATATGGCGAGACCGGACGGCTGATCTGCAGCGCGCTCGACCAGCTTGGCTATCGCGCCGTCGTCGTCGAATGCGACGAAGTCAAGGCCGGCGAAATCGACCTGCACAGCTACCGGGCGGACGTGCCGACGATGTGTGCCGACGCACGCAATCCCGACCTGCTGCAGTTCGCCGGCCTCACCCATCCGTATTGCATCGGCGTGATCGCATTGACGAACGACGACAGCGCGAACCTCGCAATTGCGATCGCCGCCCGTCTGCTCGCGCCGAAGATCCCGGCGCTGTGCCGCGCCGAGACGCCGGAAACCGCTGCGAACATGGCCTCGTTCGGCACGCGTTACATCATCAACCCGTTCGAGAAGTTCGCCGAATACCTGTCGCTCGCGTTGCACGCGCCGGCCGCGTGGCATTTGCTGACCTGGCTGACGGGACTGCCGGGGACGACCGTCGAGCGTGAGCGGGACCCGCCGCCGGGCGGCTGGATCGTATGCGGACACGGGCGCTTCGGGCGAGTGCTGGTGCAGGCGATGGAACAGGAATCGGCGGTATCGATCACGATCATCGACCGCGAACCATCCGACGACCCTCACCACCGCTGGGTGCAGGGGGATGGCACCGGCGCAGCGGCGCTCGAGCAGGCGGGCGTGCGCGAAGCTGCCGGCATCATCGCCGGCACCGGGAACGATGTCGACAACCTGTCGATCGCGGTGACCGCGCGCGAACTGAACCCGGCGCTGTTCGTGATCCTGCGCCAGAACCACTATGCCAACCACTCACTGTTCGAGGCTTACGATTCCGACGTCGACGTCGTGCCCAGCGAAATCATCGCGCACGAATGCCTGGCGATCCTGACGACGCCGCTGCTCGTGCCCTTCCTGAACGAGGTCAAGCGCCGCGACGAACCCTGGTGCGCGGCGCTGCTCGACAGGCTGACCGGACGATTCGGCTGGCAGGTACCCAGCGTCTGGAGCGAACGCATCAGCTTCACCCAGGCACCGGCACTTCACCACAAGCTGATGCATGGCGCGACGATCGCCCTGCGAGAAATCTTGCGCGCCCCGTCGAACCGCGACGATGAACTCGCGTGCGAGGTGCTGTACCTGCACCGCGACGACGACGATCACTTCCTGCTGCCCGATCCCGACACTGAAATCCGCGCTGGCGACGAACTGCTGCTGGTCGGCCGGCAGGAGGCGAGGCATGAATTCGACCTGACGCTATCGAACGAACACGCCCTCACCTATGTGCTGAGCGGTCGGGATCTGCCGGGAGGATGGCTGTGGGAGAAATTCTCGCGCGATCCGGTGGCCAGCCCGGCCCCGCACGAACGCTGA